In the genome of Synchiropus splendidus isolate RoL2022-P1 chromosome 2, RoL_Sspl_1.0, whole genome shotgun sequence, the window TATGAGGACATTGAGACAGTGGTGAGTTGTGTTGTAGGAGTGACGGAAGGATTCAAGGTGAGAGTACTACATCAAGGATCAGCTCccagccccttcttgtttgctatgatggacagacggacagacgagGTTAGGCAGGAGTGACCATGAGCTATGTTTGCAGATGCTATAGTGATCTGTAGTGAGAGTTGGAGGAGACACTGGAGAGGCAGAGGTACAAGCTGGAAAGAAAAATAAGCAGAGCATCATCAAGACAGAACAGATGAGTGAGCGAAAGAGATAGGCAGCAGTGTTAGTGAAGATGAGGGAGTTCAAGTATTCAGAATAAGCCACTCATACAGCTTGATGGATGGGGttcgaggaagatgaagaggagagtaTACACTGAGTCGAAGGGGTGGAGAACACTGAAGTCACTTAACCTGTACAGATGACTTCTACAGTAGAAGATGAGGTCCACTTTGTAGCAGTCCCACAGTCCATGAGCGCATGCTCTGATCCGTCACAGTCGGAATAGAAACGCCACGTAGACAACAACTCCTGCTTGTCTACTCTTCTGGTCGACACAGCATCGCCACACTCCAGTTGCCTGCACACAACTGCCGCTTCTTTCTGACTCCACGAGTGCTGATAGGAGACTGGCATCCAGTCCCCCTCTTGTGTCAGCTCCAACTGTCCAGCGCACCGGCTGTTTCCATCCACCAGCCTCAGGTCGCTGGACTCTGAGCAGGAAAAGACCTTTTAATCTATAATGAACTGGCATTGAAACCAGCGATGCCATGGGCACAACACAGATGCTTTACcttggacagagagagaaaaggaatTGGCCTCTGAGAAGACGCCCTGCCGAAAGGCAAAAGtatagtagcaggtgaaatacCCCTGGTGGGTTTCATTTGCTCTAGCAAAAAAGAAGGTGGCAGTGTTGTCCACAGCAAGCTCGCTCCACTCTGGCCCTTGATCTTGGACAGCAGCAAGTCTGAGGTGGAAGGAGTGGATGGTGTACCCCGTATTCTGGCTGCAGGACACCAAGAAACGACTCCCTCTCTTCAGAGATGTATACTTCCTTTCTTCCACTGATTCATGTGTGGTTTGAATGGTGACACGAGGTCTGGCAGGTCGCTCtgcaaagaggaggagagacatgAAAGTACGTGTGTGCCTGGTTTATCCAATTCTTGAAGAaacaccttgtgaggaccttatgcctttgtggggaccatttggccccacaaatccaagcctcaaattgatgatgaagacgtcaaaataactgggctattattattattgaatttaagtttgtttcagagtcctggttaaggactagccatttgttttggatggttaggtttagggtgagaggttggggaaagcattatgtcctCACAACTAGGTGTGCACCTCAACATAAGTGGTTCATTCCCACAGTTCAAGCACAGTGGGCATCCCATGAGCCACATCAATGACACTGTACGAGGAAGCAGCGGCACAGTTGAACTGTCTAAGTCTCGGAATGAGGTGAGGTAAATGAGCTCTAAGCTCAAAGCTTATTCAGTCCTCATCCTTCCATGCCATCAAATCTGATTTTTTATCGACTCTGGTTCTATTGTCACCACAAATACAACGTGGctcatggaaaaagaaaatacaacttCATTTACAACTGGATGGATTTCTCTGTGTTGACTGATGAAATGCATTTAACTTATAGTATATTATCTACTGCCCTGGATGAGTCAAAATTATAATTAAACATACACCCCTTCTTTTCTTTGGGCTGATATCCCAGAAGAAAGAATGCTTGTTCTACTGTTTACCTTGGCATGTACTCAAActcataaatgtcacagacAAAAAACAATCTGATTTGAAAATACACAGTACTGTTTATCACGTCTTCTTCAGTTGTGACTTAGAGGTGACGGACGTCAGACAGACCTTTGCATGTGATGAAGGTGGCCTGACATTCCTGTTGCATGGATTCCATTGGGCTGGAGCGACATTCATCCAAAGTGTTTTCTGTCCCATTACATGTGAAGTCTGGACTCCAGTCTTGATTATCGATCACACCACTGGCCACTTTTGATGTTTCAGCAAACCCACAACCAAGCTCCCAGCAGATGACACTGGCTTCCTCTTTGCTGAACACAGAGTGGCAAACAGGAGACCAGGAAAGGCCACTCCGCACCTCCAGGTTCCCGGCGCACGCTTCTCGCCAACTGGACAGCCTCACATTGTCTGGTAGACACAGATTGAGACTAACAGCTTGGCTTCAAAAAGTCTGGATGTTGGTACTTGTTGGCTTTCATGCAAACAATGTTGGGAACTAACAACTAACTGCTCCCTCCTCAACTCTGTAAATTTACTGTATATCTTAATTGTACTTCCCAAAACAAGACACCACCAGGTAAACAAGTCTGAGTAGGTTTCATGCATCCAGTCTTTTCATTTTAACAACAGAAGAACATAAGCACTGATGGTTAACCAACTCCAGAAGAGTTATAAGAACAAACACTTGTTACGTACCTGAACATGAGACATTCAACAGTGTGTGGGAAAAACCGTTTTCCCAGGTCCAACAAAATGAGTGTCTGCTGTGTGAACATTCTCTGTCCAGTGACCATGAAGGGAGAGAATGTTGAAGATAATGAGCAGATGTGGAGATGTGGGATCCACACTCTAGTTTACGGCAGATTTTTTCAGAATCTTTGGCTGTCAATTTCCTCCAGGGGTCGTCCACGACTCTCCATTCTCCATCCTGCTTTAACTGAATTATACCTTTACATGGGTTGATGCCATCCACCACCCTGAACTTGGTTGATTCTGTAGAAGAAAACCAGAGTTCATACAAGATTTTGGTTTATCTCAACAACAGATAGCAAAGGTTTCACTGGCGATCTGTTCTTTCCTTCCCAGAATTGCAACTTTACCGCAGTGGAGTGGTTTAAATGACCCAAGTACCTTACAAGCTTCTTGTGTTGCATGTAACTTATCTTGGACCAGCTCTTCACCTTTGGCATGAAGGGCATCACACTTTGACTTCAAAAGGATCATGTTCCAATGTGGCAAGTGGACTTGGAGAATGCATGATACCCTGCTGTCCTCTGAGTATCCTGTGGGAGGAGCTCAGGATGTATGGGCTACTGAACtgttctgttgctgctttcgTCAGACCAAGACCTTCATTTCTTGGTGGGACAATTTGCAGCCCAACTTGAGGCAGCCTGGATGAAAGGGTATCACATAGTGACTATGGTCAAGTGGACTTGTATGTCCGACCTCATCGCTGCCATGCGCTTCACTGGCTGTGCTAATAAAtcacatgaaattgtaacctgcAATGCCATTTAGGGTCGTTGTGCCAAAGACTGAAACTTTTATTGACAGTGTGCAGCCTTCAGTCAGCAAAGTGTCCAGGTTACCACCAAGATGTTGTAGGTGCGTTTCACAATGGGCCGGAGAACACTCCAGTATTCCCTCAAACGAACAGAAGGAAGTTTCTGCGATTGTTGTTCTTTTGAAGCTGTTCCGATTAAGGAAAGAAGCGAATTACATGTGTCTTTTAGTGATGGACCTGATAAGAATATCAAATCGAATTCCTCACCACAATGTAGGTAAGCAGGCGAGGTGCAGCTGGTGTTGACCATGATCTTGCAGTCCTGGTGAAGGCTTTCATTGCCGAAACACTGGAACTGCTGGAACGGTTGAAGGACCTCTGGCTTTTCTATTGATTTAAAAGACTGCGATTGATAAACAGGAGGCCCACAGTCCAGCTCCCGACAGAGTACATCCATTGCACCAGAGTCAAAGCCATAATTGCAGACTGGGGCCCATCCCAGTTCTGTTTTCACATTCAGGTAACCTGAGCAGACTCCTCTTCCATCAGTGAGGCGTAGAGACTCTAGAAACAACAGAAGACCATTACTGCTGATAAATATGTACAAATAACTTGAGCTCAATGTCACTTAATTCCAAAGGTCTTGTACCTGAGCAGATGACATCCATTGCAAACACTGTAGTATTTTTATAATGAACACTTTTGCGTGTGTTTTTTCGGCACTCGGAGAAATTCCTCTCGTTCCCCTGACAGTAAAAACTAATTTGCCATGCCGGTTCTTCATTCCTGTCCATTTTCCTGGCGAAGACTGTATTCACTGAGCCGCAGCCCATCTGTTGGCAGACCACCTTTGCATACTGAACCTTGTAGCCGCTAAAAGCCAAGTTTCTTAAATCCATGTTTCTCCACTTGCCCTGATGCTTCATCTGGATCCAGCCGGAGCAGCGGCCTCCCCCTACCAGTCGACCATCTTGTGGGACTGGACAATGATGGAAGCAAAATAAGCATTGTTAGCAATCCAACCATGGAAGTCGGTCTCAGATAATAACTGATGGCTGCAGGTCTGTCATCATAGGTTAAGGAGGAATACCTTCAATACCTTCAACCGTTCTGTAACGTCCAGTGAGATCCAAGCTGACATTAAATGTTTATACATGACTCATTAAACACTGAACTCAAGTGAAATATGGTGCTCAAATCAATCTATTTTAAGATTGAATAATAATGCGGGAAATACAAAGGACCATGATGCTCAGAAAAGAATGGCTTACTTGAAAACATTGTTGAAGTCATCACATTTAAAACAGCAACATTCATGCAGATGACATAAAGAACTCAAACCCCTCTCCAAAAATCTGCTATCGGGCATAAAAAGTTGGTGTGCCACTCAAACAGTTTGGAAAAATAGAGTGGCACTAGTGTGAGCCTAGAAGCACCTCAGGTTCCTGTCCATATACTCATAAGTGTGTGTCAAACTAGGTGGGGCTCTCAGCTGCTCTctcttaaaaaataattattagaaAGCATGTATGCAAGTATGAAGATGGAGATGTACAAGAGCctctggagtcagagatgaagactcAAGGCAACTACAATGGTTAGAATGGATGAAATTAACTGCATTATCTTGGCTTTCAGAGAACGTTTTTGGTCAAACTGATCTGAACATTGTTCTTGATATGATGATGGACATCATTGTTGTTGCCAGGGCAGGCAGTACCGTGAGTAGAGTGGTCggcctgtgactgagaggtAGCAGGTTCGAGCCTCGCTCCCAACGTGTCTCATGAGAGCAAGACACTTGCTCCTGGCAGTTCAGGTGGCCAAGTGCTGCTAGTGTATAACTGTATAGGTGACTACCAACTTGATTGCTTTATATGTTATAAATAAGCCTCATTGCAATACTGTATTCTAATAGTTTCAGATGCAACACATTCATTGATTCTTTTGTCACCAAAGTTTCTAGATTCCTGTTGGGTGCGCCAGACCCAACCCCCACCCACAAGCATCTACAGAAGATAACTGCCACTGTAGAAATGAATCCCATAACTGGTCTATATGCTGGTCTCAGCATGTAGAAGAACACTCTGAATCAACTTGCCCATGTCAACAACATGGTAGGAAAATACTTGTGCATGCAAGCCACCAGTGAGGAATTTTCAGTCCCTCGGGCAACATTGTTAGTTGTGAGAGGTTGTGTCTGAAGCTAAAGAAGGTTATCAAGCTACTATTCAGAATTGGGAGAACACATAGAAGAAAAAGTGAAACTGCTATATTATCTATTGAAGACTATAAAATATTGCATTGTTGTTTGGTAGGGGTGGTTATGGGTATCGGCCGAGATTGGTGTCCAGGCTGAAATGGACATCAGAATTTTATTTCCAAGAGCCAGTTAGCTCCGATCCAGTAGCCCAAATATCTCATTGACTTTACAATGGTTCGTCAAACTGGGTTTTaattgtttcaatatttttggcaCGTTGGACACTTATTTATAGTTTACAGTTAAAGGCTTTAGGTTTTAATACAGTCAAAACAGTTGCTCACAACGTCAGTGGTGAGGTGTCAGGACtaagcagttcacatccataaaGTGTGTTAACGTAATGAGTGGCAAGTAGTTTCAGATGTGAAAGCGTGGTGCGGATTGTTTGATttctactttatttatttatgacgcCATGCCAGTGTTTACTTCAGTGAGAGTGACAGTGAGTTCTTCTAATCACAAAGCTGCCGTTTATATATTcctttatattttacttttatttttctgatttttttgttttttaatatgaCCTAACCATTCACATAATTGATTCTCATATTAAAAAAAGTGCAAACTTAGCGATTCTATCAACTCAATTACAATTCCAATGTTCAGATGAAGACAACTGTCTGCACATGACACAACTATCACgattatgatgatgattgtgATTATCATTGTTGAGAAaatcattgatttattttcatcccATTCTGACTAACTTGTAACTTTCCCAGTGACATGGGCCAAGAGTCGCATAAGTCTAGGGACATGCTGTCTCCTAGTTGCTGGAAAAACAGCATGGggtacctacctacctaccacGTGATGGCACAGCTTCCTGGCGGGGATTCAAGCACCTCCACAAATGCTGGAGGGTCAGATACTCACCATCAAACTGACTTGGAGGTTGTTGAGCTGTGTCCACCCCAGATGTTCCTGTCACCAGGAGACCAACAAACCCGAATACAAAAGAGAGCATCATTAGTGCCGGCTGTTGTTTGCGTCCGTGAATCTGCGAGTAGACGAGGACACTCGACCGCGCCTCTGAGGGCGCTGTTAGAACAGACCGTCACAGCGACGCATAGATACTGAATCTGAAACTGCAGATGCGGCGCCCACGTTTTGGGGCGGAGCCTAACATCTGAAATTAATCTGAAAAATCCTCAGTGATAAATAATATAACCGTTCGTGCGGCGCGGCTTCATGTTAGTTTATTGTTAGTTTAGTTAGTGTTAGTTTATCTTTAAATTCATACATAACGCGCActacatccaaaacaaaatggcTGTTGGCCTCCCCGGGCCACATGTCTTCTGATCCACATCGTCTACATTACGCTTCAAATCCACGTCTTTACGTGATAAAagccctgacctctgaccacaTCAACAGGTGGCTCCGTGGCGCAATGGATAGCGCGTTGGACTTCTAGTCAAGCACTTGAGCAGTGATtcaaaggttgtgggttcgagtcccaccGGAGTCGGTCTTTTGTAGCGGACAATCTACTTTTACTAACCCTGACCATCGTGACTCTCAGGACAAGTACATGTAAACGATGATTTGTACGATATATGTTTGATACCAGCATCCCATTTCAGGTTGCATaacagaaaacaatgtcacGTGATTATTGTACGAGCAATCCGGGTAAAAGACTATGAGCCGGATGATTTTGAACTGAAGTTAGGAATATGAAGGTTGTGACTTTCAGACACTCGGATTGTCCGACTACAGTGACACGACGCGTCTCCTTTAAAGTCAgtctccactagagggcgtgtcTAACAACACAGCTGTTAAGTAAAGATGCGAGTTCGTCGGCTCAGCCTGTAGTCCCGCTGAGCCGTGCCCGTCACATCATCCATCCCGATCATGATGTGGTGGCTTCTGCTTTTTCACCTGGCTGTTTCTATAGCGGTGAGTTATCCCCACACGctttcatttaactcatttagTTCAGTGGTTCTTTGCTGAATTCGAATTTGTGTCATAAATTGTTGATTCCAATGCATGGTGATATTAAAATGCTACTGTGTATCAGCCTGTATGAACGATGTAAATATGAGATTACAACGTCTAATGAATACATCAGTGTGTCTTCCAAGCATGAATCCACACCTGGTTCATTTAGTTGCTTCTGTGCCTTCATGATTCTGCCTCTCTTTCAAGGCTCCACTGCcatgtgaggaggaggtggtccgCCTGGAAGCGCAGATCCAAGGCTTGAAGAATGTGATTGATGAGCAACATCGATACATCCTGGAGCTCCACAACAGCCAGTCCCAGCTGCTACAGCAGATACCCAACACTCACCTGGGCCCAGACAACCAGTACAGAGGTAACACAGTCAACACACTTAAGTGATTCCACCCGGACTCCAGGGCATGAAGCGATAGTCTCATGTGTCCTCAGACTGCTCTGAGGTGTTCGCAGGTGGGAATGTAGCCAGTGGGCTCTACGTGATTCGACCAGATAAATCTCCAACAGCCTTCAGTGTAAACTGTGATATGAACAACGGGGGAGGGTGGACTGTGTTCCAGCGCAGGAGAGACGGCAAGGAGAGCTTTGACAGGTGTGTGTACAGCTGCCTACCAAGCCATGTCATCATGGGAGTTTCTAACACATCTGTATGTAGAGCGTGGGTGGAGTACAAGCATGGTTTTGGAGACATCTTCTCTCCCGATGGAGAGTTCTGGCTCGGCAATGATGCACTTCATCATCTCACCTCTCAAGGTGTGTACCCAccacagattgtgtgtgtgtgtgtgtgtaacagttGTTTTCAACAGGAAACTACGACCTGCGGATTGACATGGAAGACTTTGAGGGAAACCAGCGCTTTGCTGAGTACAAAAACTTTAGGGTGGATGATGAAAAGGTAAACACCAACCGCTGactgctgtgttttcatcaCTCTGTCTTCTTTTCCCAAAACACAAGAATATATTTAGACTAGCGGTGCATTGGTGTCCCAGGTATCAGTGTACACCCTGCCTCACCGCAGGTCCCTTTAAATCGTATCGTCTACAAACCGTTTATTTCCCACACCTCCTGTGACAGGACCAGTACCAGTTACATTTGGGAAAATATGCCGGGAATGCAGGGGACGCAATGGCCTCCACTCCCAGAGACCCAACAATTCCGGGGTTGGATGGAATCAACTTCAGCACCTACGATCATGTGAGCGAGGATGGCACCGATAAGGATGCTCAGTGTATCCGACACAGCAAGTCTGGATGGTGGTTCAGCAGGTAGATTTATTCTCATGGATGTGCTGTAAGTAAACAAATTACCGTCTTGACCCTGTGCTTCTTCCTGGCAGGTGTGACTCTGGTAACCTGAATGGTCACTACTACAAGGGACCTTACCAAGCGATGACTGACGATGGGGTGGTTTGGTACACTTGGCACGGCTGGTGGTACTCAATCAAGTCTGTGGTCATGATGGTGCGAGCAGCTGACATGGAATATCCTCTGCTTGTCAATGCTCCAGCACCGGAAGACTTACATCACAGCAAAACACCAGGTGGCGCCAGCGATCACCCCACTGGCCACTGACATCACAACAGCTTTTCTGTCAGCAATTGCGACACTGATGAATAAAAAGAGTCAAGCTAGGTTGCACATCTTTATTCTCGAGATGAGGTCTGAATGATCTGATCTAAAAAAAACTGGAATTGTGTCCTTGAACAGTCTGTGCAATGTCAGGGACCAAATTAAACAAAGAACGTCATGACGTGCACATTTAGCAGGATCAAGCACACATGAATTTTCAACATcgcaatgtgtgtgttttggggtaAGAAACTGTTGTCACTGGCAAATATGTTGAACAAAGACTGCCAGTGACAGAGGGTCTTGTCTGTGTTTCACA includes:
- the LOC128754677 gene encoding scavenger receptor cysteine-rich type 1 protein M160-like, which encodes MMLSFVFGFVGLLVTGTSGVDTAQQPPSQFDVPQDGRLVGGGRCSGWIQMKHQGKWRNMDLRNLAFSGYKVQYAKVVCQQMGCGSVNTVFARKMDRNEEPAWQISFYCQGNERNFSECRKNTRKSVHYKNTTVFAMDVICSESLRLTDGRGVCSGYLNVKTELGWAPVCNYGFDSGAMDVLCRELDCGPPVYQSQSFKSIEKPEVLQPFQQFQCFGNESLHQDCKIMVNTSCTSPAYLHCESTKFRVVDGINPCKGIIQLKQDGEWRVVDDPWRKLTAKDSEKICRKLECGSHISTSAHYLQHSLPSWSLDRECSHSRHSFCWTWENGFSHTLLNVSCSDNVRLSSWREACAGNLEVRSGLSWSPVCHSVFSKEEASVICWELGCGFAETSKVASGVIDNQDWSPDFTCNGTENTLDECRSSPMESMQQECQATFITCKERPARPRVTIQTTHESVEERKYTSLKRGSRFLVSCSQNTGYTIHSFHLRLAAVQDQGPEWSELAVDNTATFFFARANETHQGYFTCYYTFAFRQGVFSEANSFSLSVQESSDLRLVDGNSRCAGQLELTQEGDWMPVSYQHSWSQKEAAVVCRQLECGDAVSTRRVDKQELLSTWRFYSDCDGSEHALMDCGTATKWTSSSTVEVICTDVLPKPNITVWWSKASKNTVITWGYSFRIDCLVKTQFPGGHFVLVFSGLGQSHSHMKTTVNHSATFYFPSADFTHTGNYSCQYNNFVYNQNFTSESQTLTVTVKEVPEVFLDNGAPREDRNSSCAGLVQVLYDNKTRFLSAAPAVWDKPHASVVCRQLRCGSVISTREVQLQKEESIWRFFSDCGGSESALLDCGSVKSWVSSTGVEVVCTGSASDQQIPEVGK
- the LOC128754569 gene encoding fibrinogen-like protein 1, encoding MMWWLLLFHLAVSIAAPLPCEEEVVRLEAQIQGLKNVIDEQHRYILELHNSQSQLLQQIPNTHLGPDNQYRDCSEVFAGGNVASGLYVIRPDKSPTAFSVNCDMNNGGGWTVFQRRRDGKESFDRAWVEYKHGFGDIFSPDGEFWLGNDALHHLTSQGNYDLRIDMEDFEGNQRFAEYKNFRVDDEKDQYQLHLGKYAGNAGDAMASTPRDPTIPGLDGINFSTYDHVSEDGTDKDAQCIRHSKSGWWFSRCDSGNLNGHYYKGPYQAMTDDGVVWYTWHGWWYSIKSVVMMVRAADMEYPLLVNAPAPEDLHHSKTPGGASDHPTGH